From one Amycolatopsis sp. FDAARGOS 1241 genomic stretch:
- a CDS encoding thiamine pyrophosphate-binding protein — protein MKVAELVGRTLADLGVGMAFGVVGSGNFDVTNALRAAGVRFVAARHEGGAASMADAHARMSGQVSVLSLHQGCGLTNAITGITEAAKSRTPMIVVTADTATAAVLSNFRIDQDALGIAVGATAARVHSADTAFADTVRAFRTARQENRTVVLSLPLDVQAQDAPAPGAVPDLAGPAPVRPATAVADELAGLLAGARRPVFIAGRGARGQAAPLRALGDVTGALLATSAVANGLFHDDPWSLGISGGFSSPLTAELIAEADLIVGWGCALNMWTTRHGKLIGPQARLVQVDREEAALGAHRPVHLGVVGDVAATAVDVLELLEERGHRAAGYRGPELAARLAQVRWNNVRHDDRSGGGRIDARTLSARLDELLPRQRIVSVDSGNFMGYPSAYLSVPDENGFCFTQAYQCVGLGLGTAIGAALARPDRLPVLAAGDGGFHMAISELETAVRLGLPLVVIVYNDAAYGAEVHHFGDADHDAVRFPDTDIAAIARGFGCTGITVRSVEDLAPVTNWLDGPRDTPLVIDAKLADDGGAWWLAEAFGH, from the coding sequence GTGAAGGTCGCGGAGCTGGTCGGGCGCACCCTCGCCGATCTCGGCGTCGGCATGGCGTTCGGCGTGGTCGGGAGCGGCAACTTCGACGTGACCAACGCGCTGCGCGCCGCGGGCGTCCGGTTCGTCGCCGCGCGCCACGAAGGCGGGGCGGCGAGCATGGCCGACGCGCACGCACGGATGAGCGGGCAGGTCTCGGTGCTCAGCCTGCACCAGGGCTGCGGGCTGACCAACGCGATCACCGGGATCACCGAAGCCGCGAAGAGCCGCACGCCGATGATCGTCGTCACCGCGGACACGGCGACCGCGGCTGTGCTGTCGAACTTCCGGATCGACCAGGACGCGCTCGGCATCGCGGTGGGCGCGACGGCCGCCCGCGTCCACTCGGCCGACACGGCGTTCGCCGACACGGTCCGGGCGTTCCGCACGGCGCGCCAGGAGAACCGGACGGTGGTGCTGAGCCTGCCGCTCGACGTGCAGGCGCAGGACGCGCCGGCCCCCGGCGCGGTGCCGGATCTCGCCGGTCCCGCGCCGGTCCGGCCGGCGACCGCGGTGGCCGACGAGCTGGCGGGCCTGCTCGCCGGGGCGCGGCGGCCCGTGTTCATCGCGGGCCGAGGCGCACGGGGCCAGGCCGCGCCGTTGCGGGCGCTGGGCGACGTGACCGGCGCGCTGCTCGCGACGTCGGCCGTGGCCAACGGCCTCTTCCACGACGATCCATGGTCGCTCGGGATCAGCGGCGGCTTTTCGTCGCCGCTGACCGCGGAGCTGATCGCGGAGGCCGACCTGATCGTGGGCTGGGGCTGCGCGTTGAACATGTGGACCACGCGCCACGGCAAGCTGATCGGCCCGCAGGCGCGGCTCGTGCAGGTGGACCGCGAGGAGGCCGCGCTGGGCGCGCACCGGCCGGTGCACCTCGGCGTGGTCGGCGACGTCGCCGCGACCGCCGTCGATGTGCTGGAGCTGCTGGAGGAACGCGGCCACCGCGCCGCCGGCTACCGCGGCCCGGAGCTCGCCGCGCGGCTGGCTCAGGTGCGGTGGAACAACGTGCGCCACGACGACCGCTCCGGCGGCGGGCGCATCGACGCGCGGACGCTCAGCGCCCGGCTGGACGAACTGCTCCCGCGGCAGCGCATCGTGTCGGTCGACTCCGGGAACTTCATGGGCTACCCGAGCGCGTACCTGTCGGTGCCGGACGAGAACGGGTTCTGCTTCACGCAGGCCTACCAGTGCGTCGGCCTCGGGCTGGGGACGGCGATCGGCGCCGCGCTGGCCCGCCCGGACCGCCTGCCCGTGCTCGCCGCCGGCGACGGCGGATTCCACATGGCGATCTCCGAACTGGAGACCGCGGTGCGGCTCGGCCTTCCCCTGGTGGTGATCGTGTACAACGACGCCGCGTACGGCGCCGAAGTGCACCACTTCGGCGACGCCGACCACGACGCGGTGCGCTTCCCGGACACCGACATCGCGGCGATCGCCCGCGGCTTCGGCTGCACCGGGATCACCGTCCGGAGCGTCGAGGACCTGGCCCCGGTCACGAACTGGCTCGACGGCCCCCGCGACACCCCCCTGGTGATCGACGCGAAACTCGCCGACGACGGGGGCGCGTGGTGGCTGGCGGAAGCGTTCGGGCATTGA